ACCTCCGGCACCACCGACAGCCATGCGGTCATCAAAAGTATCCTGCTGTGCCTGTGGGCGTTCATCGGCGTGGAATCCGCGGCGGTCAGCACCGGCATGGTGAAAAACCCGAAACGCACCGTACCGCTGGCGACCATGCTCGGCACCGGTCTGGCGGGCATCATCTATATCGCCGCCACCCAGGTGATCAGCGGTATGTTCCCGGCGTCTGAAATGGCCGCCAGCGGCGCGCCGTTCGCCATCAGCGCCTCGGCGATTATGGGCAACTGGGCGGCACCGATGGTTTCCGCCTTCACCGCCTTCGCCTGCCTGACGTCACTGGGTTCGTGGATGATGCTGGTCGGCCAGGCCGGGGTGCGCGCCGCCAACGACGGCAACTTCCCGAAAGTGTACGGCGAGCTGGATAAAAACGGCATTCCGAAGAAAGGCCTGCTGCTTGCTGGCTGCAAAATGACCGCGCTGATGGTGCTGATCACCCTGATGAGCTCCGCCGGCGGCAAAGCCTCCGACCTGTTCGGTGAGCTGACCGGTATCGCGGTGCTGCTGACCATGCTGCCTTACTTCTACTCCTGCGTAGACCTGATCCGCTTTGAAGGGGTCAACGTGCGCAACCTGCTGAGCCTGATCGCTTCAGTGTGCGGCTGCGGCTTCTGCTTCATCGCGCTGATGGGCGCCAACTCTTTCGAACTGTCCGGCACCTTTATCATCAGCCTGATTATCCTGATGTTCTACGCCCGGAAAATGAATACCCGTCAAGCTGCCAACGCCGCGGCGGTTGATGAAAACACCACGGCCAAAGCGCACTGATTCGCGTCCGCTGACCGACTGAATTTACCCAGCCCCTTTCTTTCCGACCTGTCAGCCGCGACGGGAAGGGGCTTGCTTTGCCAGGAGAAATGCATATGAACGTTATCGCCATCATGAATCACATGGGTGTCTACTTTAAAGAAGAGCCTATCCGTGAACTGCATCAGGCGCTGGAAAGTCTGGATTTCCGCATCGTTTACCCTAACGATCGCGAAGACCTGCTGAAACTGATCGAGAACAACGCCCGCTTGTGCGGGGTGATCT
Above is a window of Serratia nematodiphila DZ0503SBS1 DNA encoding:
- the cadB gene encoding cadaverine/lysine antiporter, producing the protein MASPKKIGLIACTGVVAGNMMGSGIALLPANLASLGSIAIWGWVISIIGAMSLAYVYARLATKNPQQGGPIAYAGEISPAFGFQTGVLYYHANWIGNLAIGITAVSYLSTFFPALNNPVPAGIACIAIVWVFTFVNMLGGTWVSRLTTLGLVLVLIPVIVTAILGWHWFDAATYQANWNTSGTTDSHAVIKSILLCLWAFIGVESAAVSTGMVKNPKRTVPLATMLGTGLAGIIYIAATQVISGMFPASEMAASGAPFAISASAIMGNWAAPMVSAFTAFACLTSLGSWMMLVGQAGVRAANDGNFPKVYGELDKNGIPKKGLLLAGCKMTALMVLITLMSSAGGKASDLFGELTGIAVLLTMLPYFYSCVDLIRFEGVNVRNLLSLIASVCGCGFCFIALMGANSFELSGTFIISLIILMFYARKMNTRQAANAAAVDENTTAKAH